The following proteins are encoded in a genomic region of Catharus ustulatus isolate bCatUst1 chromosome 4, bCatUst1.pri.v2, whole genome shotgun sequence:
- the CSNK1E gene encoding casein kinase I has product MELRVGNKYRLGRKIGSGSFGDIYLGANIATGEEVAIKLECVKTKHPQLHIESKFYKMMQGGVGIPSIKWCGAEGDYNVMVMELLGPSLEDLFNFCSRKFSLKTVLLLADQMISRIEYIHSKNFIHRDVKPDNFLMGLGKKGNLVYIIDFGLAKKYRDARTHQHIPYRENKNLTGTARYASINTHLGIEQSRRDDLESLGYVLMYFNLGSLPWQGLKAATKRQKYERISEKKMSTPIEVLCKGYPSEFSTYLNFCRSLRFDDKPDYSYLRQLFRNLFHRQGFSYDYVFDWNMLKFGAARNPEDMDRERREHEREERMGQLRGSATRALPPGPPAGATANRLRNVTEPMASTPTSRIQQSGNTSPRAISRVDRERKVSMRLHRGAPANVSSSDLTGRQEVSRISASQTSVPFDHLGK; this is encoded by the exons GAGCCAATATTGCAACTGGTGAAGAGGTGGCCATCAAACTGGAATGTGTCAAAACcaagcatccccagctccacaTTGAAAGCAAGTTCTACAAGATGATGCAGGGAGGAG tggGTATCCCCTCCATTAAATGGTGTGGAGCAGAGGGGGACTACAATGTGATGGTGATGGAACTCTTGGGGCCCAGCCTGGAAGATCTCTTCAACTTCTGTTCCCGCAAATTTAGTCTCAAGacagttctgctgctggcagacCAGATG ATCAGCCGTATTGAGTACATTCATTCCAAGAACTTCATTCATCGGGATGTGAAGCCAGACAACTTCCTTATGGGCCTTGGCAAAAAGGGCAACCTAGTATACATCATTGATTTTGGTTTGGCCAAGAAGTACCGAGATGCCCGGACCCACCAGCACATCCCTTATCGGGAAAACAAGAATCTGACTGGCACAGCTCGTTATGCCTCTATCAACACCCACCTGGGAATTG AACAAAGTCGCCGTGATGACCTGGAGAGCCTGGGTTATGTTCTCATGTATTTCAACCTGGGCTCgctgccctggcagggcctCAAGGCTGCCACCAAGCGCCAAAAGTACGAGAGGATCAGTGAGAAAAAGATGTCAACGCCCATCGAAGTGCTCTGCAAAGGGTACCCTT ctGAGTTCTCGACATACCTCAACTTCTGCCGTTCACTGAGGTTTGACGATAAACCTGACTACTCGTACTTGCGGCAACTCTTCCGCAACCTCTTCCACCGCCAAGGCTTCTCCTACGACTACGTCTTTGACTGGAACATGCTTAAATTT GGAGCAGCCCGGAACCCTGAGGATATGGATCGGGAGCGGCGAGAGCATGAGCGAGAGGAGAGGATGGGGCAGCTCCGAGGGTCAGCCACACGAGCACTGCCCCCTGGCCCGCCTGCTGGAGCCACTGCCAACCGTCTTCGCAATGTCACCGAGCCCATGGCCTCCACCCCCACCTCCCGAATCCAGCAGTCCG GCAACACGTCCCCCAGAGCAATCTCAAGAGTGGACAGGGAGCGGAAGGTCAGCATGAGGTTACACCGAGGAGCTCCTGCCAACGTCTCCTCATCTGACCTCACAGGGCGGCAAGAAGTGTCACGGATTTCAGCATCACAG acaAGTGTGCCATTTGATCACCTTGGGAAGTGA